A window from Topomyia yanbarensis strain Yona2022 unplaced genomic scaffold, ASM3024719v1 HiC_scaffold_4, whole genome shotgun sequence encodes these proteins:
- the LOC131695441 gene encoding sorting nexin-32-like isoform X1, which yields MMDGTIEENGNVTPMTGSPLEPTQDMLPTQKITSGNGSMDGGQQQMAAQQQGNNNKADSATLSPNSLLVDISDALSEKERVKFTVHTRTNLPGFAKSDFLVVRQHEEFVWLHDRFEENEEYAGFIIPPCPPRPDFDASREKLQRLGEGEGNMTKEEFKKMKQELEAEYLATFKKTVAMHEVFLTRLASHPVFRDDAHLKVFLEFDQDLCAKLKRKIDVFGGLMRSLGKTTDEIYLGATVKDVNDFFEHELQFLGEYHAHLKEAALRTEKMTNKHKEVADSHIRISSALMALSTAEHGCMEKFLAKTADFFEKIRNMEGRVASDQDLKLGDTLRYYQRDSNAAKALLVRRLRCLAAYEAANRNLEKSRSKNKDVHAPLEVQEAETAQTQACEKFESMSGRGKEELISFKKRRVAAFKKSLIELAELEMKHAKSQYEFLRQSLLSLQEAA from the exons ATGATG GACGGTACGATTGAGGAGAATGGAAATGTAACTCCGATGACGGGGAGCCCACTGGAGCCAACTCAGGACATGCTTCCGACGCAGAAGATTACCTCCGGTAATGGTTCGATGGACGGTGGTCAGCAGCAGATGGCAGCTCAGCAACAGGGCAATAACAATAAGGCCGATAGTGCGACACTCTCCCCCAACTCGTTGCTG gtTGATATATCGGACGCACTGAGCGAGAAGGAGCGTGTAAAATTTACCGTCCATACACGAACAAATTTGCCTGGATTTGCGAAATCGGACTTTCTGGTAGTTCGGCAGCACGAGGAGTTTGTTTGGCTGCACGATCGGTTCGAGGAGAATGAAGAGTATGCCGGTTTTATCATTCCGCCGTGCCCTCCGCGGCCAGATTTTGACGCATCGCGGGAGAAGTTACAACGGCTGGGCGAAGGCGAGGGCAACATGACCAAGGAGGAATTTAAGAAAATGAAACAGGAACTGGAGGCGGAATATTTGGCCACCTTCAAGAAGACGGTGGCAATGCATGAGGTCTTTCTGACGCGGCTGGCTTCCCATCCCGTGTTCCGGGATGATGCCCATCTGAAGGTGTTTCTGGAGTTCGATCAGGATCTGTGTGCAAAGCTGAAACGGAAAATTGACGTGTTTGGAGGGTTGATGAGAAGTCTGGGAAAGACGACGGATGAGATTTATCTGGGAGCAACGGTGAAGGATGTGAACGATTTCTTCGAGCACGAGCTGCAGTTTCTGGGAGAATATCATGCGCATTTGAAGGAGGCGGCGCTGAGAACGGAGAAAATGACCAATAAACACAAGGAGGTGGCCGATTCGCACATCCGGATCTCTTCGGCGCTGATGGCACTTTCGACGGCGGAGCACGGTTGTATGGAGAAGTTTCTGGCCAAGACGGCGGATTTTTTCGAAAAGATTAGG aaCATGGAGGGTCGCGTGGCAAGCGATCAGGATCTGAAACTTGGTGATACACTGCGGTACTATCAACGGGACAGTAATGCAGCTAAAGCCCTGCTTGTCCGAAGATTGCGGTGTCTGGCGGCATACGAGGCTGCTAACAGGAATCTGGAAAAATCGCGTTCCAAAAATAAGGACGTTCATGCG CCATTGGAGGTGCAAGAG GCGGAAACGGCGCAAACGCAGGcttgcgaaaaattcgaatcAATGTCCGGCCGCGGTAAGGAAGAACTGATCAGTTTCAAAAAGCGCCGAGTAGCCGCCTTCAAGAAGAG CTTAATCGAACTGGCTGAGCTGGAGATGAAGCACGCAAAGTCACAGTACGAATTCCTGCGCCAGTCGCTGCTTTCGCTGCAGGAGGCCGCTTAG
- the LOC131695441 gene encoding sorting nexin-32-like isoform X2, whose amino-acid sequence MMDGTIEENGNVTPMTGSPLEPTQDMLPTQKITSGNGSMDGGQQQMAAQQQGNNNKADSATLSPNSLLVDISDALSEKERVKFTVHTRTNLPGFAKSDFLVVRQHEEFVWLHDRFEENEEYAGFIIPPCPPRPDFDASREKLQRLGEGEGNMTKEEFKKMKQELEAEYLATFKKTVAMHEVFLTRLASHPVFRDDAHLKVFLEFDQDLCAKLKRKIDVFGGLMRSLGKTTDEIYLGATVKDVNDFFEHELQFLGEYHAHLKEAALRTEKMTNKHKEVADSHIRISSALMALSTAEHGCMEKFLAKTADFFEKIRNMEGRVASDQDLKLGDTLRYYQRDSNAAKALLVRRLRCLAAYEAANRNLEKSRSKNKDVHAAETAQTQACEKFESMSGRGKEELISFKKRRVAAFKKSLIELAELEMKHAKSQYEFLRQSLLSLQEAA is encoded by the exons ATGATG GACGGTACGATTGAGGAGAATGGAAATGTAACTCCGATGACGGGGAGCCCACTGGAGCCAACTCAGGACATGCTTCCGACGCAGAAGATTACCTCCGGTAATGGTTCGATGGACGGTGGTCAGCAGCAGATGGCAGCTCAGCAACAGGGCAATAACAATAAGGCCGATAGTGCGACACTCTCCCCCAACTCGTTGCTG gtTGATATATCGGACGCACTGAGCGAGAAGGAGCGTGTAAAATTTACCGTCCATACACGAACAAATTTGCCTGGATTTGCGAAATCGGACTTTCTGGTAGTTCGGCAGCACGAGGAGTTTGTTTGGCTGCACGATCGGTTCGAGGAGAATGAAGAGTATGCCGGTTTTATCATTCCGCCGTGCCCTCCGCGGCCAGATTTTGACGCATCGCGGGAGAAGTTACAACGGCTGGGCGAAGGCGAGGGCAACATGACCAAGGAGGAATTTAAGAAAATGAAACAGGAACTGGAGGCGGAATATTTGGCCACCTTCAAGAAGACGGTGGCAATGCATGAGGTCTTTCTGACGCGGCTGGCTTCCCATCCCGTGTTCCGGGATGATGCCCATCTGAAGGTGTTTCTGGAGTTCGATCAGGATCTGTGTGCAAAGCTGAAACGGAAAATTGACGTGTTTGGAGGGTTGATGAGAAGTCTGGGAAAGACGACGGATGAGATTTATCTGGGAGCAACGGTGAAGGATGTGAACGATTTCTTCGAGCACGAGCTGCAGTTTCTGGGAGAATATCATGCGCATTTGAAGGAGGCGGCGCTGAGAACGGAGAAAATGACCAATAAACACAAGGAGGTGGCCGATTCGCACATCCGGATCTCTTCGGCGCTGATGGCACTTTCGACGGCGGAGCACGGTTGTATGGAGAAGTTTCTGGCCAAGACGGCGGATTTTTTCGAAAAGATTAGG aaCATGGAGGGTCGCGTGGCAAGCGATCAGGATCTGAAACTTGGTGATACACTGCGGTACTATCAACGGGACAGTAATGCAGCTAAAGCCCTGCTTGTCCGAAGATTGCGGTGTCTGGCGGCATACGAGGCTGCTAACAGGAATCTGGAAAAATCGCGTTCCAAAAATAAGGACGTTCATGCG GCGGAAACGGCGCAAACGCAGGcttgcgaaaaattcgaatcAATGTCCGGCCGCGGTAAGGAAGAACTGATCAGTTTCAAAAAGCGCCGAGTAGCCGCCTTCAAGAAGAG CTTAATCGAACTGGCTGAGCTGGAGATGAAGCACGCAAAGTCACAGTACGAATTCCTGCGCCAGTCGCTGCTTTCGCTGCAGGAGGCCGCTTAG